TTCTACTTAAGAAATTGATTGTAAGtaccaattttaaaaactaatcaTCAGTTGCTAGGcgtgtttatataaaaatataaaaaaaatgaatttaagaagcttaacttaaaaaaatttattaattttatgtgtttgttttaaactaataaaaattattagttaaaaaaatttgtttttaacttaGAAAATCGGAAgccaatttatttaaaattgtttttatgtattgattatttaaaagtaaattttaaaaactaacgcCTCTGACATTTTTCTATTTacattaacttttatttatttaaaattttatttttaagtttattttttatgggGAGTGTGTTCGTTAGTTTTGAATTAAGATATCGCGAGTGTTTAAACTAGCtctaattttatgttttattttttgttttgttgttgttttaatatAATACAATAAATATAGTTATTATTACTATTCTATATTCGCTTCGTCACGTTCTGCTCTAAAAGCTCTAGATTCTATTACAAAACTATATTTTGCGCTTAAGTTTACaacgttttatttattttttttttttgtttttttctttggtttttgtttcttattttttttatttcttagcaAAAATAATATCCTACTCTCTCTTAAACATTTTGTTCACCTTCTTGGTCTTCATCGTGCTCATTCAATAGTGGACTGTCATCACCCAAACGATTTGGTGGCAATCCGGTGCCAGGTGTGGTTGGGGCAGATCGAGATATCCACCCCTTACGACCACGCCCACGACTTAGGAAACTTGTCCCACTAACTGGACTCTTCATCGAACATCGGCCATTCGAACCACTACTTGACATCATTGGGATGTACATTGCTTTGTTCGGCTTCGAAGAAAAGAATTTCTTCCTACTCTGCTGCAGCGTCGATGGACGTTTTGAGATTGGATAAGAAGTAACCTGTGATGCGCCGGATGATGACAAAGACGAAGAAGCACCACAATAGTCGGCAACAAGCTGTTGTTGTGGCGGCTGCTGAGGCGCACCTGCTGCGCCTCCAGCATGTGGAATGTGAATTGTTAAGGCATTTTCATCTAAACTAGCACCCATTTGTAATTGACGAATCTGATCGAGAATCTCTTTAACTTCATCGGTTGGACTCGTGGCTTGGGGTGGGGACGTTGGTGTTCCAATATTAGCTAAACTACTCACAGCCGAGCACGTTGTCGAGGTAACATAACTCCGCAATCCGTCCTCGAATTTTTTGGCCAATTCAATGGCTACCGGGGATTCGGCATTATTGAAATTTGCCACCGAAGGCATCTGCTGTTGTTTTTGTAGAATTTGACAGCAGGTTTCAAGACTGCGACGTAACATATTGAGATCACGGTATTCACGTTCGCCATCTCGAGCAACAGGAACTGTAATTGAGATTCCACCTATTGAACCACAGGAATTGTATATGGGACTGCTGTGCTCTACAAATTGATTGGGATTTGTGCTGGCCCTATGAAGTGGAGTTGGACTGGAACTTTGATTGATCGTCGTTGTTGTTTGTGCTTGGTGTTGTAGTTGCTGTTGTGAAGGAGTTGTAGCAAAACTATTGCCAACGTCGGGTGTTCGGCCGCCGATGCCAGCGCTACAGCTATTATTCACAAATATATCGCTTAAGCTACTGTTACTATTCGTAATGTAATGGAAGTGTTGATCACTCTGGGAGGTTATAAATCCACCTCCACCTCCCCCACCTGGAGTGCCATCACCACCATTATTACCGCCGCCGGTACCACAACCCCCAATGCTATTTGGTCGATCTGCATGGGAGTTAGTGTGCCGGAAGTTAACGCTTTCCGAAGAGCGCATTTGATTGGACTGTTGTAAGTGATGGTGTACCGTAACGCCATTTCCATCGATAGCCGATTCCATAATTTGCTGACCATTTTGGCAAGTTGGGGTGCCTGCACTTTGTTGCAAACAACGAAGCTGATGACTAGCATTCTCAGTGGAACAAACTACCTGTGAAGCTGACCGAGGGATCATAAAGTGCTGCTGGAAGTGCGAGCTTATACCGATCTCAGGGCTGGCAGCACGGGAATATGGCGGTGGTACTAGGGTATTGGCTTCGTTTGCATTGCAAATGAAACTGGAACTTAGTGAGTCTACGGTACTTGTCCCGGAAAGTGAACCAGCTGGTCTTACTATGTAGTTTCTAAAATATTGTACCATAAGATAGCTAGCACCATTTTTGCCATTATCACTGTTGCAGGTAAAAACTAATGGATAGAGGTCAGGCTTTGATGTCACCTATATTATTgaattatttagaaaatattgaaaatcaatgaaaaataaatctgagtaaaaataataaagaaaatatgtaGTTACCTCTGTGTAAGGGGGTGGAGGGTGGTGAAAAGAACTGCATCGGCTGTACTGGGGTGGAGCATAGCACGAGCCAGCTGAATCACCTTCTGATTGTACGTGGTGGTCTGTAAAACCCCATCCACAGAGCGTTCTTCGCTTCTTCCATAGCGAATATGCACATAATAGTGCTAAGAGTATTGCTACAACAACACAcctgaaaggaaaaaaatacatttaagtcTCAAGAcgtttttaaagtcaaaataaattataagaaaaatacttttaatacagtaaaataaggagaaaaaaggggtaaatctcggaatgaatgttatgtcgttttctattggctctccggaagcgtccggaatcattcagaagtcttctgaaaccattttattggcatgaaaatgacagctagaacgattctgagaagagaaattctcttctcgatttcaaatcagaatccatTCAAGAAGTACTAATACATGAATAttgaaatgccaaaaaaaaaactcaatcagtgtgttttttttttattcaagaattaattgttttctgaaattaaaattaattaaaaaaaagaaatagttgcATTAAAGCGAcggaattatttataatcatcaTCTTCTTCGTCGTGGACctcataattattatttttcaacattaatccATGTCATTCgtttgccagaaaaaaaattaattcaaatttttgacatataaaattttacacaaacgcaaaaaaaaaacagaattgagtggaagcgattcaaaccgttttattggatttcagaacgagtgaatcctcgagtgaaaccaatcgaaaacgacattagtagacattttttttgttcaatatcttccttttgccattctataacatatctcaaaagtctagaaatatctcatgtccgcttgtcgcgatttcaaggtcaaatcgcaaaatggagattttcaaaattagcaaaaataggctatggtattatatacacatatgatacatgatttcaaggtattttttaatgctgattccaaaaaatctaaaattaagacaatctgacgtctctggaaaaagttatacctgtttttcatctgtcaactcatattattataacagttgcaaacttgctgccgaaaaacccttaaaagttatggtagatgaaccaaattttgcatgaagattttagaatccatcattattaaaaatcaaaacaatcccttacaaagaatacatatatatacctacgaaataatggtattttttgatggaggggcaaattttaggatatgcactaaagaagattcttgttcatcttaggaataagtgcaaataggataatttt
This DNA window, taken from Episyrphus balteatus chromosome 2, idEpiBalt1.1, whole genome shotgun sequence, encodes the following:
- the LOC129912563 gene encoding uncharacterized protein LOC129912563 isoform X2 translates to MRLMKGIGRFFFFFEDTPLRTEPEGFMRIENIHLLVVNCRAVMEDSRYTTLKQTLIDVYLKKCVVVAILLALLCAYSLWKKRRTLCGWGFTDHHVQSEGDSAGSCYAPPQYSRCSSFHHPPPPYTEVTSKPDLYPLVFTCNSDNGKNGASYLMVQYFRNYIVRPAGSLSGTSTVDSLSSSFICNANEANTLVPPPYSRAASPEIGISSHFQQHFMIPRSASQVVCSTENASHQLRCLQQSAGTPTCQNGQQIMESAIDGNGVTVHHHLQQSNQMRSSESVNFRHTNSHADRPNSIGGCGTGGGNNGGDGTPGGGGGGGFITSQSDQHFHYITNSNSSLSDIFVNNSCSAGIGGRTPDVGNSFATTPSQQQLQHQAQTTTTINQSSSPTPLHRASTNPNQFVEHSSPIYNSCGSIGGISITVPVARDGEREYRDLNMLRRSLETCCQILQKQQQMPSVANFNNAESPVAIELAKKFEDGLRSYVTSTTCSAVSSLANIGTPTSPPQATSPTDEVKEILDQIRQLQMGASLDENALTIHIPHAGGAAGAPQQPPQQQLVADYCGASSSLSSSGASQVTSYPISKRPSTLQQSRKKFFSSKPNKAMYIPMMSSSGSNGRCSMKSPVSGTSFLSRGRGRKGWISRSAPTTPGTGLPPNRLGDDSPLLNEHDEDQEGEQNV
- the LOC129912563 gene encoding uncharacterized protein LOC129912563 isoform X3, whose translation is MCALRKVAARFCEGGHICSLPRECCTQGCCPPYQSGPRQLPPATDHVLNLFFISHWYFWCVVVAILLALLCAYSLWKKRRTLCGWGFTDHHVQSEGDSAGSCYAPPQYSRCSSFHHPPPPYTEVTSKPDLYPLVFTCNSDNGKNGASYLMVQYFRNYIVRPAGSLSGTSTVDSLSSSFICNANEANTLVPPPYSRAASPEIGISSHFQQHFMIPRSASQVVCSTENASHQLRCLQQSAGTPTCQNGQQIMESAIDGNGVTVHHHLQQSNQMRSSESVNFRHTNSHADRPNSIGGCGTGGGNNGGDGTPGGGGGGGFITSQSDQHFHYITNSNSSLSDIFVNNSCSAGIGGRTPDVGNSFATTPSQQQLQHQAQTTTTINQSSSPTPLHRASTNPNQFVEHSSPIYNSCGSIGGISITVPVARDGEREYRDLNMLRRSLETCCQILQKQQQMPSVANFNNAESPVAIELAKKFEDGLRSYVTSTTCSAVSSLANIGTPTSPPQATSPTDEVKEILDQIRQLQMGASLDENALTIHIPHAGGAAGAPQQPPQQQLVADYCGASSSLSSSGASQVTSYPISKRPSTLQQSRKKFFSSKPNKAMYIPMMSSSGSNGRCSMKSPVSGTSFLSRGRGRKGWISRSAPTTPGTGLPPNRLGDDSPLLNEHDEDQEGEQNV
- the LOC129912563 gene encoding uncharacterized protein LOC129912563 isoform X1, which produces MFHTGYLIATLLFVGSVLFSSPTSVAARFCEGGHICSLPRECCTQGCCPPYQSGPRQLPPATDHVLNLFFISHWYFWCVVVAILLALLCAYSLWKKRRTLCGWGFTDHHVQSEGDSAGSCYAPPQYSRCSSFHHPPPPYTEVTSKPDLYPLVFTCNSDNGKNGASYLMVQYFRNYIVRPAGSLSGTSTVDSLSSSFICNANEANTLVPPPYSRAASPEIGISSHFQQHFMIPRSASQVVCSTENASHQLRCLQQSAGTPTCQNGQQIMESAIDGNGVTVHHHLQQSNQMRSSESVNFRHTNSHADRPNSIGGCGTGGGNNGGDGTPGGGGGGGFITSQSDQHFHYITNSNSSLSDIFVNNSCSAGIGGRTPDVGNSFATTPSQQQLQHQAQTTTTINQSSSPTPLHRASTNPNQFVEHSSPIYNSCGSIGGISITVPVARDGEREYRDLNMLRRSLETCCQILQKQQQMPSVANFNNAESPVAIELAKKFEDGLRSYVTSTTCSAVSSLANIGTPTSPPQATSPTDEVKEILDQIRQLQMGASLDENALTIHIPHAGGAAGAPQQPPQQQLVADYCGASSSLSSSGASQVTSYPISKRPSTLQQSRKKFFSSKPNKAMYIPMMSSSGSNGRCSMKSPVSGTSFLSRGRGRKGWISRSAPTTPGTGLPPNRLGDDSPLLNEHDEDQEGEQNV